From a single Phragmites australis chromosome 7, lpPhrAust1.1, whole genome shotgun sequence genomic region:
- the LOC133925180 gene encoding zinc finger CCCH domain-containing protein 30-like isoform X2 yields the protein MGHRGQSLQAGPSSDDSLPPGFESLQPTNDLKIDISQIPLIRWRCPPQISYNPDWLVAAGEESEEAALQNERIFGALEAIYPRPSNIPPNPFVSPDVKDSHYDDSRTQLVPLIPVEEDDASDQLEEPPVDPPNNYHQSNKYDSAVVRAPQFSDAPVITAQQQPSGSIGAVSVGLSTEPDVLAAASAAYTAIMQSNLMGNMIDQDLLIKILSDPAQLERLMKEYGTIKHAQSTTSSVVAPMLPGPPSQMTVSAPASFPDPVAPFHNMNPTLLPAPPVMNWLPPAIPSVPMNPPASSSQAINFSSAPVRGINYYKTLIHQHGGEVQEPLEQHGMQFGMYHQSVPTQTSTVDVVSGDTVPGRDTKARLTKPCAYYNSARGCRNGANCTFLHDVSAVRTEQPKGAKRVKLDNRIAGRY from the exons CTGGCCCAAGCTCAGATGATTCCCTGCCTCCTGGCTTCGAATCATTGCAGCCAACCAACGATCTCAAAATTGACATATCTCAAATCCCTCTTATTAGGTGGAGATGCCCACCACAG ATATCGTATAATCCTGATTGGCTCGTCGCTGCTGGAGAAGAAAGTGAGGAGGCTGCCTTACAGAATGAGAGAATATTTGGAGCACTTGAGGCTATATATCCACGGCCATCGAATATTCCTCCAAA CCCATTTGTTTCTCCTGATGTGAAAGACTCCCATTATGATGATTCCCGAACCCAGTTGGTTCCTCTGATCCCTGTTGAAGAGGATGATGCATCTGATCAGTTGGAAGAACCGCCTGTTGATCCACCGAACAATTACCATCAGTCAAATAAGTATGACTCTGCAGTAGTCAGGGCCCCACAATTTTCAGATGCTCCAGTTATCACTGCACAACAGCAGCCCAGTGGTTCCATCGGTGCAGTAAGTGTTGGTCTCTCCACTGAGCCTGATGTATtggctgctgcatctgctgcatACACTGCAATAATGCAAAGCAATCTGATGGGAAATATGATTGACCAAGATCTACTCATCAAAATACTGAGTGATCCTGCACAACTTGAGAGGTTAATGAAAGAATATGGCACAATTAAACATGCACAATCAACCACCAGTTCTGTTGTTGCCCCAATGCTACCAGGGCCACCGTCCCAAATGACAGTGAGTGCACCGGCCTCCTTTCCAGATCCTGTGGCACCATTTCACAACATGAACCCTACGCTTCTGCCTGCACCACCTGTGATGAATTGGCTACCTCCAGCTATTCCTTCAGTTCCCATGAATCCTCCAGCAAGTTCAAGTCAAGCAATTAACTTTTCAAGTGCCCCAGTTAGGGGTATCAACTATTACAAGACCCTCATCCATCAGCATGGAGGGGAGGTTCAGGAACCACTTGAACAGCATGGAATGCAGTTCGGAATGTATCACCAATCTGTTCCTACACAGACTAGCACTGTTGATGTGGTCAGTGGTGATACTGTACCAGGCAGAGATACTAAGGCAAGGCTTACGAAGCCCTGTGCTTACTACAACAGCGCCAGGGGATGTCGCAACGGCGCCAACTGCACATTTCTGCATGATGTGTCAGCGGTGAGGACGGAACAGCCAAAAGGAGCAAAAAGAGTAAAACTTGACAACAGAATAGCCGGGCGGTATTGA
- the LOC133925180 gene encoding zinc finger CCCH domain-containing protein 30-like isoform X1 encodes MMGSRRSKRSVSWATGANLCKVRLFLSEDSPSQAGLRPQDNLQAKGSWLMHAAGPSSDDSLPPGFESLQPTNDLKIDISQIPLIRWRCPPQISYNPDWLVAAGEESEEAALQNERIFGALEAIYPRPSNIPPNPFVSPDVKDSHYDDSRTQLVPLIPVEEDDASDQLEEPPVDPPNNYHQSNKYDSAVVRAPQFSDAPVITAQQQPSGSIGAVSVGLSTEPDVLAAASAAYTAIMQSNLMGNMIDQDLLIKILSDPAQLERLMKEYGTIKHAQSTTSSVVAPMLPGPPSQMTVSAPASFPDPVAPFHNMNPTLLPAPPVMNWLPPAIPSVPMNPPASSSQAINFSSAPVRGINYYKTLIHQHGGEVQEPLEQHGMQFGMYHQSVPTQTSTVDVVSGDTVPGRDTKARLTKPCAYYNSARGCRNGANCTFLHDVSAVRTEQPKGAKRVKLDNRIAGRY; translated from the exons GTAAGGCTTTTTCTTTCAGAAGATTCCCCTTCTCAAGCTGGATTAAGACCGCAGGACAATCTCCAAGCAAAAGGCTCATGGTTAATGCATGCAGCTGGCCCAAGCTCAGATGATTCCCTGCCTCCTGGCTTCGAATCATTGCAGCCAACCAACGATCTCAAAATTGACATATCTCAAATCCCTCTTATTAGGTGGAGATGCCCACCACAG ATATCGTATAATCCTGATTGGCTCGTCGCTGCTGGAGAAGAAAGTGAGGAGGCTGCCTTACAGAATGAGAGAATATTTGGAGCACTTGAGGCTATATATCCACGGCCATCGAATATTCCTCCAAA CCCATTTGTTTCTCCTGATGTGAAAGACTCCCATTATGATGATTCCCGAACCCAGTTGGTTCCTCTGATCCCTGTTGAAGAGGATGATGCATCTGATCAGTTGGAAGAACCGCCTGTTGATCCACCGAACAATTACCATCAGTCAAATAAGTATGACTCTGCAGTAGTCAGGGCCCCACAATTTTCAGATGCTCCAGTTATCACTGCACAACAGCAGCCCAGTGGTTCCATCGGTGCAGTAAGTGTTGGTCTCTCCACTGAGCCTGATGTATtggctgctgcatctgctgcatACACTGCAATAATGCAAAGCAATCTGATGGGAAATATGATTGACCAAGATCTACTCATCAAAATACTGAGTGATCCTGCACAACTTGAGAGGTTAATGAAAGAATATGGCACAATTAAACATGCACAATCAACCACCAGTTCTGTTGTTGCCCCAATGCTACCAGGGCCACCGTCCCAAATGACAGTGAGTGCACCGGCCTCCTTTCCAGATCCTGTGGCACCATTTCACAACATGAACCCTACGCTTCTGCCTGCACCACCTGTGATGAATTGGCTACCTCCAGCTATTCCTTCAGTTCCCATGAATCCTCCAGCAAGTTCAAGTCAAGCAATTAACTTTTCAAGTGCCCCAGTTAGGGGTATCAACTATTACAAGACCCTCATCCATCAGCATGGAGGGGAGGTTCAGGAACCACTTGAACAGCATGGAATGCAGTTCGGAATGTATCACCAATCTGTTCCTACACAGACTAGCACTGTTGATGTGGTCAGTGGTGATACTGTACCAGGCAGAGATACTAAGGCAAGGCTTACGAAGCCCTGTGCTTACTACAACAGCGCCAGGGGATGTCGCAACGGCGCCAACTGCACATTTCTGCATGATGTGTCAGCGGTGAGGACGGAACAGCCAAAAGGAGCAAAAAGAGTAAAACTTGACAACAGAATAGCCGGGCGGTATTGA
- the LOC133925179 gene encoding protein IQ-DOMAIN 32-like has translation MARSKNGCLKILACAGAGSDPSAGSEADADEHPDENKAISDKSRWSFRRRSTRHRVLKNSDISEPETLSSSKAKSDITPSNNIYSSTYSYTSEKPLHQDKPDRKILHQEKSEERPLHQEKSDEKLMEKPIEKPVEKPMQEPADQIIDKSIEQPAEKITEKTTEEPAEEITSRPIEEPAEKVTETTSEESAERITENSIEETSEKAVVELVEKSNESIPVSSTGLKQEETTSLVEESSADPEEDQLESADIVIHSGIKTVIASQELSSHKDLVKLQAMVRGHLVRKQAAESLQCLLAIVKIQGLVRAHQAQQSAGESQDTILHSSSEKLLRNGFALKLIDSVSTSKSIHIKCDPSESDVTWKWMERWTALIPPINVGHLAEHRENRGLVVEKVKEDAQHDDKIVPLDSDLSFPKLAPDAVKETLETSDSESELIENVNVDAEQVTDQKTENVVDESLEPSDQQSTQADVSREPSPLPDKPESSNEDTSDACNTEETLEMEGRRVVARKSCNPAFAAAQSKFEELSTNSTVSRSSSSSYLDGGSKSKVHTPRSQEDYSSKKDNDISIPVSSVSHDTKMVVAASECGTEISISSTLDSPDRSEGDGGEIVLEIGALENRNYATNKADKDTNIVHSEVKNTPEVEAQPQKEVQQNSHVTDPDVVTDPELVQEAHVEPEKSDLHDHLEKPVESYATPEGTPMSRATIAESHGTPSSEVSVNTKRSKSKRLRSHASKRSLASPSSDSVGRSSSDNFSKNSRHAKRENSSKVAKSDHADQEARISNSNPLPSYMQFTESARAKASANLSPKMSPEVQDNNPKKRHSLPMTNSKQDSSPRMKRSSSQAQQNVKSTGTVPHNSSDKKWHI, from the exons ATGGCGCGGTCGAAGAATGGCTGCCTCAAGATCCtcgcctgcgccggcgccggatCCGACCCCTCCGCCGGCTCCGAGGCCGACGCTGACGAGCACCCCGACGAG AACAAGGCCATATCGGATAAAAGCAGATGGAGCTTTCGTAGGAGGTCTACAAGGCATCGAGTTTTGAAGAACTCTGATATCTCTGAACCTGAAACTCTTAGTTCGAGCAAAGCAAAGTCTGACATTACACCAAGCAACAATATTTATTCTTCAACATACTCTTATACCTCGGAGAAGCCTCTGCACCAAGACAAGCCAGACAGAAAGATTCTGCATCAAGAGAAGTCAGAGGAGAGGCCTCTGCATCAAGAGAAGTCTGATGAAAAGCTGATGGAGAAACCAATTGAAAAGCCTGTTGAAAAACCAATGCAAGAACCGGCTGACCAGATAATTGATAAGTCAATTGAACAGCCGGCTGAAAAGATAACCGAAAAAACAACTGAAGAGCCAGCTGAAGAAATAACCAGCAGACCAATTGAAGAGCCAGCTGAAAAGGTAACAGAGACAACATCTGAGGAGTCAGCTGAAAGGATAACTGAAAATTCAATTGAAGAAACTTCAGAAAAGGCTGTTGTGGAACTGGTTGAAAAATCAAACGAAAGTATTCCTGTCTCATCGACAGGGCTGAAGCAGGAGGAAACCACGTCACTTGTTGAAGAAAGCAGTGCAGACCCTGAGGAAGATCAGTTGGAGTCTGCTGATATTGTCATTCACTCTGGCATCAAAACAGTCATT GCAAGTCAAGAACTATCGAGTCATAAGGATCTCGTGAAACTGCAAGCTATGGTACGTGGGCATCTAGTTAGAAAGCAGGCCGCGGAATCATTACAATGCTTGCTTGCAATTGTTAAAATCCAAGGGCTAGTCAGGGCTCATCAAGCACAACAATCGGCAGGAGAGTCTCAG GATACCATCCTTCATTCTTCAAGTGAGAAATTGCTTCGTAATGGATTTGCTCTCAAG CTCATTGATAGCGTGTCTACTTCAAAATCTATTCACATAAAATGTGATCCTTCAGAATCTGATGTTACATGGAAATGGATGGAGAGGTGGACAGCCTTAATTCCACCAATCAATGTGGGGCACTTGGCAGAGCATAGAGAAAATAGAGGGTTGGTGGTTGAAAAGGTGAAAgaagatgctcagcatgatgataAGATTGTTCCTTTGGACTCAGACCTATCTTTCCCCAAGTTAGCGCCTGATGCTGTGAAAGAGACACTAGAGACATCTGATTCTGAATCAGAGTTGATTGAAAATGTTAATGTGGATGCTGAACAAGTGACTGACCAAAAGACAGAAAATGTTGTGGACGAGTCTTTGGAGCCCTCAGATCAACAATCTACCCAAGCTGATGTGTCAAGGGAGCCCAGCCCTCTTCCTGATAAACCTGAATCATCCAATGAGGACACTAGTGATGCTTGTAATACCGAGGAGACACTGGAGATGGAAGGTAGAAGGGTTGTGGCAAGAAAGTCATGCAATCCAGCGTTTGCTGCTGCACAGTCGAAATTTGAAGAGCTGAGTACAAATTCGACAGTCAGCAGGTCCAGCAGTTCATCGTATCTGGATGGGGGGAGCAAGTCAAAGGTACATACTCCTCGTTCACAAGAAGATTACTCATCAAAGAAAGATAATGACATAAGTATTCCAGTAAGCTCTGTTAGTCATGATACTAAAATGGTAGTTGCTGCTTCAGAATGTGGGACTGAAATTTCAATTTCCTCTACACTGGACTCACCAGATAGATCAGAAGGTGATGGTGGGGAGATTGTATTGGAGATTGGAGCTCTGGAAAATAGGAACTATGCTACCAACAAAGCTGATAAAGACACCAATATTGTGCATTCTGAAGTGAAAAATACTCCTGAAGTAGAAGCCCAGCCGCAGAAGGAGGTACAACAGAATAGCCACGTTACTGACCCTGATGTTGTCACTGATCCTGAGCTTGTTCAGGAGGCACATGTTGAACCGGAAAAGTCAGATTTGCACGACCATTTGGAAAAGCCTGTAGAATCTTATGCCACACCTGAAGGAACTCCGATGAGCCGAGCAACCATTGCAGAATCTCATGGAACACCATCAAGTGAGGTCTCTGTTAATACCAAAAGGAGCAAGAGCAAAAGGCTCAGGTCCCATGCAAGCAAGAGGTCACTGGCTAGTCCAAGCAGTGATTCTGTAGGACGGAGCAGCTCTGATAATTTCTCAAAGAATTCTAGGCATGCCAAGAGAGAGAACTCGAGCAAGGTTGCTAAATCTGACCATGCTGATCAAGAAGCTCGCATAAGCAACAGCAACCCATTGCCAAGTTATATGCAATTTACAGAATCTGCAAGAGCAAAGGCATCTGCTAACTTATCTCCAAAGATGAGCCCAGAAGTACAGGACAACAATCCGAAGAAAAGGCATTCTTTGCCCATGACAAATAGTAAGCAGGATTCATCTCCTCGCATGAAGCGATCATCGTCCCAGGCTCAGCAAAACGTGAAAAGCACTGGCACTGTTCCTCACAACTCATCTG ACAAGAAATGGCATATTTGA